The sequence CAACTACGCAACCAGTCAACAATTAATCTTCCCGTGGACGCTACCGAATCGCTACCCTCGCTTGAAACCGCCCGTAAACTGGGCCTCCTGCCCGACGAATTTGACCGTATTGCCCAAATTCTGGGCCGTCGGCCAAATTTTACTGAACTGAGTATCTTCTCGGTGATGTGGTCGGAACACTGCTCCTACAAAAACTCGATCGTCTGGCTCAAAACATTGCCGCGCGACTCAGATCGGATGCTGGCGAAAGCTGGAGATGAAAATGCCGGATTAGTTGACATTGGCGACGGCCTGGCCTGCTCGTTCAAAATCGAATCTCATAATCATCCGTCCGCACTGGAACCCTATCAGGGTGCTGCAACGGGCGTGGGCGGTATCAACCGCGATATCTTTACGATGGGTGCACGCCCGATTGCTCAGCTTAACTCGCTCCGTTTCGGTAGTCTCGATCTGGCCAAAACCAAGCGATTGCTGCGCGGTGTCGTGAAAGGTATCGGCGATTATGGCAACGCATTTGGCATTCCGACCGTTGGTGGTGAGCTGTATTTCGATGAGTGCTACAATACAAATCCGCTTGTCAATGCGTTCTCCGCAGGCATTGTTGAGGTCGGAAAAGTAGCCAAAGCGACCTCCTATGGTGTCGGCAACCCCGTATTTATCGTTGGTTCGGCAACGGGTAAAGATGGTATTCACGGGGCAACGTTTGCGTCGGAAGATATATCGGCAGCATCGACCGATAAGCTACCAGCCGTACAGGTAGGTGACCCCTTTATGGAAAAACTGCTGCTCGAAGCTACGCTCGAAATCATTGCAACGGGCTATGTGATCGGTATTCAGGACATGGGAGCCGCCGGCATCATCTGTTCAACGTCCGAAATGAGTGCGAAGGGTGAGCATGGCATGATCATCGACCTCGACAAAGTGCCAACTCGTCAGCTCAATATGGCCCCATTCGAAATTCTACTTTCGGAATCGCAGGAACGCATGCTCGTTGTGATCGAGAAGGGCAAAGAAGACGTTATTCAGGGCATTTTTGATAAGTGGGATTTAAATTGTGCCCAGATTGGTGAAGTTACCGATACTCAGCGGCTTCATTTCTACCGGTATGGCGAACTGGTAGCCGATGTTCCGGCCTATGATCTTGTGCTGGGTGGTGGTGCTCCTCAATACCATCGCGAATACCGCGAACCAGCATACATTAAAGAGTTTGCCAAATTTGACCCCTCGGATGTCGATGATCTGGAAAAGGATGAGCTAAAAAAAGTAGCGCAGCATTTGTTGACTCACCCAAATATCTGTTCCCGCAAGTGGGTCTATCAGCAATATGATTCTACAGTCGGAACGGCAAACCGCAGTACCAATGCACCTTCTGATGCTGCTGTCGTGCGTGTAAAAGGATCGGATAAATCAATTGTTATTACGGTCGATTGCAACAGCCGTTACGTCAATGCCAATCCTCGTCAGGGGGCAATGATC comes from Spirosoma aureum and encodes:
- the purL gene encoding phosphoribosylformylglycinamidine synthase subunit PurL is translated as MDATESLPSLETARKLGLLPDEFDRIAQILGRRPNFTELSIFSVMWSEHCSYKNSIVWLKTLPRDSDRMLAKAGDENAGLVDIGDGLACSFKIESHNHPSALEPYQGAATGVGGINRDIFTMGARPIAQLNSLRFGSLDLAKTKRLLRGVVKGIGDYGNAFGIPTVGGELYFDECYNTNPLVNAFSAGIVEVGKVAKATSYGVGNPVFIVGSATGKDGIHGATFASEDISAASTDKLPAVQVGDPFMEKLLLEATLEIIATGYVIGIQDMGAAGIICSTSEMSAKGEHGMIIDLDKVPTRQLNMAPFEILLSESQERMLVVIEKGKEDVIQGIFDKWDLNCAQIGEVTDTQRLHFYRYGELVADVPAYDLVLGGGAPQYHREYREPAYIKEFAKFDPSDVDDLEKDELKKVAQHLLTHPNICSRKWVYQQYDSTVGTANRSTNAPSDAAVVRVKGSDKSIVITVDCNSRYVNANPRQGAMIAVAEAARNIVCSGGEPIAVTNNLNFGNPYVPEVYWQFVEAVQGMGEACRRFSTPVTGGNVSFYNQSSDDGPVFPTPTIGMLGLMEHPSHRMTLDFKNEDDLIYLVGPSTDDIASSEYLYSYKGIKASPAPNFDFETEWRIQESIKTMIRNGWIKSAHDISDGGLFVTLAESAMAGDKGFQIETDDRYRTDAFLFGESQSRVVISISPDQQQHVEGYLDDTILPFAFLGKVTAGGFVVDDIAVLTLAEAKDSYDNALGKIMS